From the Plasmodium malariae genome assembly, chromosome: 2 genome, one window contains:
- the NT4 gene encoding nucleoside transporter 4, putative: MDEVKLLPGEEGKIRAIFFFIGLLLSLPSHVIVNVSFLINHLYNEEIFVIVMGIVSGCMIVSSLFQLTFESTSFKAIIIFNSLNTLNLLVLLVLICICKASKYYIYFICGIIGLFIGYLYSACTKYSLLMPIKVNGYMISGISFSALFFFVINLIMSYFTIEDGNTKSYYNAICMSIGTIVLIEFCIIVYIIFVQFSSPYFMNQRQIIEASMCKGGNKDCSSTNNNNTTQLSEVEKGNKKKKSSNIINSTSEKVDESVSIITILKNKFVNLKNMFNCTNIFHGAQLIRYYYTCIIPISFSIFISSTIYPHMIPNKLNKGVYLKYLFMFLYQSSDLIFSLLVTVYLTAFNFFKQKYVVILCLIRVVLLGLALKIKNLKEDAFMYSNSFVSLVIFILGATNGSLINISYARIHECFEESDKKEKNIAVSSSFCALSLLMSFALAPWFCRAIINL; this comes from the exons atggatgAAGTAAAATTACTACCAGGTGAAGAAGGTAAAATAAGAgccatctttttttttataggaTTACTTTTAAGTTTACCATCGCATGTTATAGTTAacgtttcttttttaataaatcatttatataatgaagaaatattTGTGATAGTGATGGGTATAGTTTCTGGATGTATGATAGTATCATCCCTTTTTCAGTTAACATTTGAAAGTACATCATTTAAAGctattatcatatttaattctttgaatactcttaatttattagttttattagtactcatatgtatatgcaaagcgtccaaatattatatatattttatatgtggTATTATTGGACTATTTATTGGATACTTGTATTCAGCATGTACAAAATATTCGTTACTGATGCCGATAAAAGTAAATGGATATATGATTAGTGGTATTAGTTTTAGTGCtttgtttttctttgttaTTAATTTGATTATGTCTTACTTTACTATAGAAGATGGAAATACGAAATCGTATTATAATGCTATATGCATGTCAATAGGCACCATTGTATTAATTGAATTCtgtataattgtatatattatctttGTACAATTTAGCTCCCCTTACTTTATGAATCAACGACAAATAATAGAAGCATCTATGTGTAAAGGTGGAAACAAAGATTGTAGTagtactaataataataataccaCACAATTGAGCGAAGTGGAAAAAGggaacaagaaaaaaaaaagctcaAATATTATCAATAGTACTAGTGAAAAAGTAGACGAATCCGTATCTATTATCacaattttgaaaaacaaatttGTCAATTTAAAGAACATGTTTAATTGTACCAACATTTTTCATGGTGCTCAGCTAATCAGATATTATTACACTTGCATTATACCCATATCCTTTTCCATTTTCATATCGTCTACAATATACCCGCACATGA TTCCCAACAAGCTGAACAAGGGCGTATACCttaaatatttgttcatGTTTTTATACCAGAGTAGCGACCTTATATTCAGTCTATTAGTGACAGTATATTTAACCGCATTTAACTTTTTCAAGCAAAAGTATGTAGTGATATTATGTTTGATCAGAGTTGTTTTATTAGGTTTAGctcttaaaataaaaaacttaaaagaAGATGCATTTATGTATTCAAATTCTTTTGTATCATtggttatatttatactagGGGCTACAAACGGATCACTCATTAATATAAGCTATGCAAGAATACATGAATGTTTTGAAGAATcagataaaaaagaaaaaaatattgccGTGTCATCTTCTTTTTGTGCTCTTTCTCTTTTAATGAGTTTCGCTTTAGCGCCTTGGTTTTGTCGCgctataataaatttataa